Part of the Candidatus Brocadia sinica JPN1 genome, CACCCCAAAAAAGGTCATTTTTGGGTATTTGTCTCCTGGAAACCATTGATTTTACTGGGGTCGATTTCAAAAACGGCTTGTAGTGCCGACCTACCCTCTTGACGACTTCACGGTGGCGTGAGAAAATGTCCGCATGTTTTTACGAGAAAAGACACGGACAAAAGACGGGAAAACCCACCGGTATTGGAGCGTAGTAGAGAACCGTCGGATCAGCGGAGGCAGAGTGGTACAGCGACAAGTGCTCTACCTGGGAGAACTCAATGACAACCAGCGAGCGGGGTGGGTTCGGACGATAGAGGCGGTCGCGGGTGAAAAGCCCACAGCAAGACAAGTGGCATTATTTCCGGACGACCGGAAAGCCTTGCCCATACCGGATTGTGAGACCGTCCAGGTGAGGTTGGACAAAATAGAATTGCGCTGTCCCCGGCAATGGGGAGCAAGTTGGTTGGGATTATATTTGTGGGATATGTTGGAACTGGACATCTTTTGGAGGAGTCGTCTGCCATCAAGCCGGAAGGGGACAAGCTGGCTGAATATGCTCAAGGCGCTTGTCTGTTACCGGCTGATCGATCCGGGAAGCGAATTTCGTTTTCACCGTGAGTGGTATGTGCGTAGCGCAATGGGAGATTTGTTGGGGGAAGATGATTCGCTGGCACAGAAGGACAAGCCGTATCGTTGTTTGGATTTGCTGCTTGAGCACCGCGACGAGCTGTTTGGTTTTTTAAAAGGGCAATGGGGCAAGCTGTTTGGCGCGAAGGAAGTATGATGTGCTGCTGTATGATTTGACGAGTACGTATTTCGAGAGTGAACCGCCGGCGGCGGATGCTGTGAGTAAAAAACGTTTTGGGTACAGTCGTGACAAACGTTCGGATTGTGTGCAGGTGGTAGTGGCGTTGGTATTGACGCCGGAAGGGTTTCCCGTCGCCTACGAAGTATATCCCGGTAATACAAGAGACACTGCGACATTAGAGGAGTTTCTGGATCGGATAGAAAAGCGGTATGGGAAATTTCGGCGCACCTGGCTCATGGATAGAGGTATTCCAACGGAGGAGGTGTTGGAAAAGATGCGTGAGCGGGGGATTGATTATTTGGTTGGTACTCCGAAGGGGCATTTGACGCGGGTAGAAAAACCGTTGCTTGAACAGACGTGGATGCAGGCGCGGGAAAGCGTCCGTGTGAAAATTCTTCAGCAAGAGTCGGAGTTTTACGTTTACGTGGAAAGCCAGGACCGGGTGGCCAAGGAACGTTCCATGCGTTGGCGCAGACTCAGACGTTTGTGGGCGGGTTTGCGCGAACTTCGCAATCGAAAGGTCCTCACGCGCGATGATCTGCTCATGCATATTGGCGCGTTAAAGAAAGAAGCCGGACGAGACTTCAGATTGGTCAATATTTCCATTCCCAAACCGCAGGAGCCGGTCAATGAAAATACGTTCCGGTTCAGTTTGGATCGGGAACGCCTGAGGCAGGCGTATCGGCGCGAGGGGCGTTATTTGTTTCGTTCCAACATGCAAGCCACCGCACCAGAAACCGTGTGGGAAAATTATTTGCTGTTGACGCGGATTGAACAGGCATTCAAGGATTTAAAGGGATCGCTTTCCATCCGCCCCATATGGCACCAATTGGAAAGGAGGATTGAAGCCCATATTTTTGTCTCCTTTTTGGCATTCTGTCTCCACACGACGCTGCGAAATCTTGCGCGGGGACGAGCCGCAGGGTTGACGTCTGAAGCAATTTTGGAAAAACTATCGAGCATTCAAATGATTGACGTTCATTTACCGACAACGGATGGTCGCCACATTGTCATGAGCCGCTATACACAGCCGGAAAAGGATGTTGTTCTCCTTTTGGCACAATTGGGATTGACGCTTCCTGAACAACCTCTGCCCAAGATTTATGCATCAGGATAGGTCGGTCTGTAGTGCCGACCTTTTTACATGACCCCTTGATTTTCATGGCTTAGCGGTTTGCCTACCCCTCGAATTGCGAAGGTCGGGTTAGACGCGGATGTCAGGACGGCGCTAACAGAAGCACTTAATCAAATTGCCGCGATATTGGTTAATTCGAACATAGCGCTACCTCAACCGAAGGCCGAGATTGTCGAATTGGTCGGCGAGGGACAGCAGGAGTTAAAGAAAAAAAGTCCGAATCTCACAAAGCTGCGTAGCCTCCTTTCCGCGGTCGGCGGTTCGATTCAAACAGTGGCGAGTATGAAGCCAGCTTACGAGACGCTAAAGGAGGCACTGACGTTTCTAGGTATCTCTTTGCCGTGAAAATGATGCCTAACATTCATTTCGGGACAGACAGACCTCAGGGACGCTGTGCGTCCCTCGTCGCTCAAGCGGGGCGTTAGCGGCCAAAAAAGTACGAAATGAAATGGATAATATGAACACGCTCAATTTCTTGGAAAAGGTTCTCGATAAGAGCACAAAATATTCCCGCAAACTAATTTTTGATAAAAAATATCAACTGCATCTTTACTTAATATCCTTGTATTACAGGATCATTGAGCTTACTCATAGTTGCACCATCCTAATGAGAGAGAAAATTATTTCAGGCGTACCAATTATCCTCAGAACGATGCTGGAAACCTTTGCTGATTTAAAAAATCTTAGTGCTGATGAGAACTATATCAACTTTATGCAAGCGAGCTATTTGGAAGAGTGGCTTCGTCTCTTTAAAGAAGCTAAAGACGGCGATAATCCGTATCTCAGAAAAATATCGCAAATAGGAAATCTCAAGCAGATTTACACTGAATTGAAAAAATTAAAAGAAAACCATTATACCCCCTTGAGCCATTATAAGCGCTTCGAGAAAGCCGAAATGGTAGACGAATATCGTTCCATAATATAATTCCTTGTGTTCTCATAGTCATAGCAATGTCCGCTCTCTTTACGATAGATACACGCATATAACTGGCGATGATTTTACGATCATATGCTACAAAGAACCAAAACCACATGATATCACCCTTTATTCAACTACACTATGTGACATACTTATTGATGCAGCTTTTATCATTCATAAGTTTTTTAATAGTGGTTTAATTTCAGAGGTGGTGTCCATCAACGCGGAATGGGAAGAATTAAAATCAAGAGGCATGGGGTCGGCACTTTAATCTTGCTGTTGAGGATGTTTTATATCAATCTACAAGCACCGATAGACTGTAATGAGATGGTTATTTTGAACCGGTAGTTAAAGGTCATTTAAGGAACACATAAATTCCCAACTCTCTCATTTCGCGAAGGATTTTTTGGTGGCAGGTTTACTGAATAATTATGGATAAAAGGATGGATTGTTACTATAATATTTACAAGAATTGATTTGTTTTAAAGGAATGAAATTGTTCCAAATTTTCATGTAATTTATATTAATATCTCATTTCTGATTTCGTTCAATATTTTATGCAAGGCAAACAGAACAAGGGTGAGTGGCCTTACTATGCACGTAAGATTGTTCAATACCTCTCCTTTTCCATTTTTCTTTATCTACTCCTCTTTTTAGACCCCCTTACAGAAAGAGACCTTTCGGCCAATATATTTCTCCGGATGAGTCCCCTTTCTGCCATCGGGGCTATGATGGCCGCAAAGGCATTTATCCTGAAGTATTGGCCTGCCATGGTCGTGCTACTGCTAACGATTCTTTTTGGGCGTTTCTTTTGTGCATGGATTTGTCCCCTTGGAACAACCATAGATATTACCGACCGCCTCTTTACTGGCTTCAGGAGGAGATCTCAGAAGCATATTTATGATGGTCGTAAATTAAAGTACTATCTCCTCGCCTTTCTTCTGATTAGCTTGCTGTTTAGTCAGCAGTATGTTGGATGGTTTGATCCATTATCCATTGCGACCAGTGTATACTCCATAAGTATCCACCCCTACATTATAGATCTTATCGACGGCCTTTTTGGCTATTTTAGCGCTGTTCCTCTTGTCGGGTATCTTTTCGCCTTTATCCATAAATTTATCCAGACCATGCTTTTTGCCCACCATGCGCCTTTTTTCAGGGCACATGGCATTCTTCTCGCTGTATTTGTTTTGTTAATCTCTTTTGGGATGATATTTCGACGCTATTGGTGCAGGAATATATGTCCTATGGGGGGCATTCTTGCACTCTTTTCTGACTGGTCATTTTTCAGGAGGAACGTTTCATCCTCATGCACAAGCTGCGGTCTCTGTGTTGAGAAGTGCGGAATGGGTGCAATCAGCAGTGATGGACATGGAACGAAGGAAGGCGAGTGTATCTTGTGTATGACCTGCCAGAAGGTATGTCCGGAAAACAGCATTACCTTTGGCATGAAACAACCTGCAGAGCAAAGATATGCCATAGATCTTTCGAAGAGGGCATTTCTCGTTACCGGTTTAACCGGCGGTGTGATGGCTCCTTTACTAAAATTAAACTATACAAAGAGTGTTAACAAGGGAAAGGCTTCTATCATCCGTCCGCCGGGTGCTGTAGATGAAGAAGAATTTCTTGCGCTCTGTATACGTTGTGGTGAGTGTATGAAGGTTTGTAAGACCAATGGATTACACCCCACATTATTGGAGTCTGGTATTGAAGGTTTATGGACTCCAAAACTCATTCCCAGGATCGGCTACTGCGATTATGGTTGTGTGCTCTGCACGCGTGTTTGTCCGTCAGGCGCAATCAGGCGTTTAGACTTAGAGGAAAAACGAGAAATCGCGCTGGGGAAGGCACGGATAGATCATAACCGGTGTATTCCATGGGTGGGATACGCACGGCTACCTGAATTGGAAAAAAGATGGCAGGACTTTAATTGTGGAGTATGTGAGGAGGTATGTCCTGTACCGACAAAGGCCATTCATTTTAACACCTATGTGGATGCGCAACAACGGGAGATCCGCAGACCCTTTGTACGGGAGGATATTTGTACCGGCTGTGGTTTTTGTGAGAAGGTCTGTCCTGTCCTGGGCATTTCGGCAATTGTTGTAGAAGGAATACAGCCTCAAACGAAAATAAGGAGTCCGAAGGAAAATTTGATTAGTAATAATTTTCTGTCTGAGGTTATTGGAGAGTGGAAAAGGGTGTCTGGACCAAATACCTATGAAGGGAAGGAGAAACTTTATGAATATATTGATGGAGGCGCGGAGCCCTATCTATCGTATTCTTTTATCCGCGTCTCGAATGCCGAGTATCTAAAAGAAGCAGATAAGAAGGTGCTTGTCGATATCTGGGAGTTTGATTCATCAGACGATGCCTTTGGAGTTTTCACGAAAGATCGGGCTGGTGCTGATATAAATCTGGGCAATGGGAGCGCTCTGTTTCAAAACTATCTCTGTCTCTGGAGCGGAACGTTCTTTATAAAGATTGAGCCAAGAGAGGGCGACATTTTGCCTGAGGAAGTTATTTTTATCGGTAAATCCATTGTTGATTTGATGCCTTATAAAAAGGTATCTTTGCCCACGATAATGAATTATCTTCCTGGTCAATATCTTCTTCGGGAAAGTCCAAGATTCTTCCATAAAAAAATTATCCTTGATAATATATATATTTCTGACAACTTTATTGAGGAGAATGTGTTTTGTTTCAGTGAAAAAACTGATGCTGTTGTTGCTGAATATAGACCAAACATCAATTCAGAGCCCCTGAAGCTCATGATTGTACGGTATCCTGACGGAGATACTGCTAGGCGTGCCTTCGACGGTGTGGTGAAACTATGGAGGTTGTGGGGTGAAAAGGAATTGTCGGAAGGAATGATTCATACCTTTCAGGACAAAGCGTTACGCTATACATCATGTATGCAAAAAACAAATATTCTTGGCATGACATTCCTTTCTCCAGGTAAGGACGATGCAGAAACTCTGCTTAAACTTATAGCAGAAAAATTATAATGAACTCTGCGAATAAAGATAGTGTTCATTAATGATAGGTAACTTCGAGCCAGAATGGGTATGGCGAAGAGAAATTTCAATCGGTTGCCATAATAATTGTAAAGTTACGGAAAGATTTGATAAATTTTTTTGTTGCAAAGAATAGTGAAGCTTTGCTATATTTATTAGCTGATAAAAAATGAGAATGTTAACTATAGATAAAGATAGTTGCGCATGTGTAATTAGTCAGTGTCTTTTTGAATGGCCTATTTTTGTAAGGGATTGGTGTAATGATAAGTAAAGAGGTAAAACAGAAGATTATTCAAGATATCAGAGTTCATGAAAATGATACGGGGTCTCCGGAGGTACAAGTGGCATTACTTACAGAGCGAATCAATCATTTAAGTGACCACTTAAAGGAACACAAAAAAGACCATACTTCCCGCAGGGGACTGTTTCAAATGGTTGGGCATAGGTCTGCATTACTGAAATATTTATCAAACAATGATAACGAAAGATATAAGAATCTCATCAGTAAACTTGGCATAAGGAAGTAAAACAAAATTTTAGGAGGAATCTATAGACCTATCAAAAATGTATAAAAATTTCAAAATGTTCATATCTTTTGCTGGTCAAAAACGAGATATGAGAAACAAACGAGCATGAGGTGTTAAATGGCATATTGTAAAGTAGAAAAGTTGATCGGCAAAAGAATACTCAGTATTGAAACGGGTAAAATTGCAAAGCAGGCCGATGGTGCAGCGTTAGTCAGGTATGGAGATACAATGGTTTTGGCTACCGCAGTATCAGCGCCGGAAGAAAAGGAAGAAGCCGATTTTTTCCCTCTTACGGTTGATTATAGAGAAAAGACGTATGCGGCCGGTAAGTTCCCAGGTGGTTTCTTTAAAAGAGAAGGCAGGCCTACCTTAAAGGAAATATTAACCATGCGGTTAATAGATCGTCCTCTCAGACCCCTCTTTCCTGAAACATATCTTCGAGAAGTTCAGATCATGTCAATGGTTCTTTCGGCAGATAGGGAAAATGATCCCGATATTTTTGCCATGATAGGCGCTTCCACAGCTTTATCTTTGTCGAGCATTCCTTTCTGCGGACCTACAGGTTCTGTAAGAGTTGGTCAGATCGATGGAGAATTTGTTATCAACCCCACCCATTCTGAACTCGTTATGAGTAATATAGATCTTGTCGTCTCAGGAACAGAAGAAGCTGTTACGATGGTTGAGTCATCCAGCAAGGAGGTTCCGGAAGAGCGGATGGTGGATGCTATCATGTTTGGGCACGCCTTTATCAAAGAAATCATTCAACTCCAAAAAGAATTGTTGGCTAAGTGCGGAAAAGAAAAACAATCAATTCCTCCTTTAAAATTAGATAAGGTTCTTTTGGAAGAAATTAAAGAAAAATACTACTCCCAAATATTAGAAAAGAATCAGACGCCAGGGAAGGAAGCAAGAAAACTGGCCTTAAACGAAATACTTAGTCAGATTATCAGTGAATATTGTACAGACAAAGAAGGTGCTCCTGCAAAAAAAACGATCAAGGCGATCTTTGAAAGGATTGAAACAATTGTAGTTCGTGATCAAGTGGTACAAGAGGGCAGGAGACCTGATGGGCGAGGATTAAAAGATATCAGGGCTATTTCCTGCGAAGTGGGAATATTGCCAAGAACCCATGGTTCGGCTTTATTTACCAGGGGTGAAACGCAGGCTATTGTGGTAACAACTCTGGGAACTACCATGGATGAACAAAAAGTAGATACCCTTGAGGAAGAATACTCAAAGAAATTTATGCTGGACTATAACTTTCCGCCTTTCTGTGTTGGTGAGGTGAAACCTTTGCGTGGGCCTGGCAGGCGGGAGATCGGGCATGGAGCTTTGGCAGAACGGGCACTGGAGGCAGTAATCCCACCCTCAGATAAGTTTCCCTATACCATTCGGGTGGTATCTGATATTACGGAATCCAACGGGTCATCCTCGATGGCCACGGTTTGTGGTGGAACCCTTTCCATGATGGATGCCGGTATACCTATAACTGCATCAGTTGCTGGTATTGCTATGGGTTTAGTGAAAGAAGGGGAACATGTGTGCATCCTGTCGGATATCTTAGGGACAGAAGACCACCTGGGGGATATGGATTTTAAAGTTGCAGGGACATCAAAGGGTGTTACCGCACTGCAAATGGACATCAAAATTGCCGGGATTACAGAGAAAATTATGCGCGATGCCTTAGCGCAAGCTAAAGAAGGCAGGTTTCATATACTTCAGGAACTTGCAAAAGTTATCGAAAAACCAAAAACAGAAATTTCTGTATACGCGCCAAAATTGGTTCACATTAAGATTAACCCTGAAAAGATTGGTATGGTTATTGGCCCCGGAGGTAAAAATATTAAAAAAATACAGGAAGAGACTGGCGCAAAGATAGAGATTCAAGATGATGGTACTGTTATTATTTCTTCTATACTTGCCGAATCAGCACAGAAGGCTAGAGAATGGATTGAGCGTATGACAGAAGAAGTCCTGGTAGGTAAAATCTACAAGGGAAAAGTTCTTTCTATAAAAGAATATGGAGCTTTTGTGGAAATTATTCCTGGGCATGATGGCTTAGTGCACATTTCTGAGTTATCTGATGGTTATGTTGAAAAAGTGGAAGATGTTGTGCAGATAGGCCAGGAGATTATGATTAAAGTAATCGGAATAGATGATCAAAAAAGGGTTAAGTTGAGCAGAAAAGCCGCCCTTAAGGAAAAAGGACAACCCCAACCTTCGGGCGTGTAAAGGACTGAAACTTTACAGAACTGTGGAAAACCTTATTTCGTTGATTTGAGATGTAATTTGAAAATATTTATAAAAAGGAGGGGTTGAAGGGAAAAATTATAAAACTTTTGTCACTTATCTTTCGGTTCTTTTGAGGGAGGATAAAGAAGGCATAAAGGATAAAAAACAAGTTCGGTATTCATGTTTTAACTGTTTTAAGTTGTATTTATTCACATAGGAGAGCAATATATATGGCAATAGGTAAAGTGAAGTGGTTTGATGCGAAAAAAGGGTTTGGTTTTATTGAACAAGAAGGTGGGGGGGATGTTTTTGTTCACTATTCAAATATCACAAGTGAAGGATTTAAAACGCTGGAAGATGGAGAAAAGGTGGAGTTTGATATCGTTGAAGGGGCAAAAGGCTTACAAGCTCAGAAAGTAACTCGCGTCAATTCCTAAAACATATATAAAAACATCATTGAGCCAGGGAGAAAGTGAACTAAACCGTCTTCCTGGCTTATTTTTTTGGTCAAGAGAATTGTGATTCAGTATTTGGTTGGTGCGATAACAACGGTTATCGTCCTTGTTCCAATGGTTTTTTTCTCAATACGAAGGGCTATAGATAAGACGAGAGAATTAGAGAAAAGAGCGATGCTCTCTGAAAGGTTAGCTTTTGTCGGGACACTGGCAGGAGGGCTTGCCCATGAAATTAAAAATCCGTTAAGCACACTCAATATCAATCTCCAGCTCCTGATGGAGGATGTTCAGAGTATGACAGGAGAAAACAGTAAAAAGGTGCATGTAAAGATAGAGGCATTGCAAAAAGAAGTACAACGGCTGGATGAGATATTAAATGACTTTCTCAGATTTGCCAGGGGACAAAAGCTGGAGCTGGAAGACCGCAATATCAACGAGGTTGTAGATGAGGTAGTTGATTTTGTTACGCCAGAAATAAAACAGAAGAATATTGTAATACTAAAAAGTTATGATGCCCATCTTCCTCCCTGTCGTATAGACAGTAACCTCATAAAACAGGCGATTTTGAATGTTATCATCAATGCAGAGCAGGCAATGCAGAATGGCGGGGAACTCATGATTCGCACATCCGGAAATAAAAAATATATACAAATAGATATAACAGACACTGGGGCAGGTATTCCAAAAGGTATTATCGATAAGATATTTCAAGTCTATTTTTCTACTAAAAAGACGGGTACCGGTCTCGGACTCCCGACAACAAAACGGATTGTCGAGGAACATAAAGGGATCATTGCTGTTCAGAGCGAAGAGGGTAAAGGTACTAATTTCTCTATAAAATTACCTTTAAATTTAAATATTTATTAAAATATGACAAACCATACCGTTATTCTGGTTATTGACGATAAGGAAGAACATGCAATCGCAACAGCAGAGGCATTACAGAAGGTGGGATATAAGTGTCTTGTTGCTACCAGTGGAAGAGAGGGATTAAAGGCCATAGAAACAGGCGGGGTGGATATTGTTGTAACTGATTTAGTTATGCATGGCATCGATGGACTGCAAATACTCAAAACAACAAAGGAAAGATTGCCTGAAGCCGAGGTCATTTTAATCACAGGGTATGGTACGGTTGAAACGGCGGTAGATGCCATGCAGAAGGGAGCTGCCACGTACCTTTTGAAACCTATTAATATTAATCATTTGCGTGCAGAAGTGGGTAAACTCGTTGAGAAACAAGGGCTTGTAAGAAGCAACAGGGAACTTCATAAACAACTTGACGAGAGGTTCGGACTCTCTGGTATTATTGGCAATAGCCCAAAGATGCAAAAGGTATTAAACATCGTCAAACAAATCTCCGCTACCACTGCTACGGTACTGATAACCGGCGAAAGCGGTACCGGTAAAGAACTTATTGCGAAAACCATTCATAACAACAGCTCCCGGAAGAATCATCCAATGGTTGTTTTAAATTCTGCCGCCATTCCGGAAAATCTTCTTGAAAGCGAACTCTTCGGGCACGAAAAAGGCGCTTTTACAGGAGCCCTGTACCAACGGAAAGGAAAATTCGAATGTGCTCATCAAAGCACGTTATTTTTAGATGAAATTGGCGATATGCCACTCTCTACACAGGTTAAATTGTTACGGGTAATCGAAGACGGTGTGATTACCCGTATTGGTAGCAATGAATCAATCGGGGTTGATGTTCGTTTGATTGCTGCTACGAATCAAGACCTGGAAAAACTTATCAAGGAAGGGAAATTTAGGGAAGACCTGTACTTCAGACTGAATGTCGTTTCTATCAAATTACCACCCCTTCGGGAGAGGCTTGAGGATACCACCTTGCTCATTGATGCATTTCTCCGGGATTATTCACAGATGCACAATAAAAAAATCTTGTATCTCTCACCCGAGGCAAGAAAGATTTTGTATAAATATTCCTGGCCAGGAAATGTACGGGAACTAAAAAATTGCATCGAAAGTATGGTAGTGGTAAGCACGAAAGATATTCTGGGCGTTGAAGACATACCAGACCACATACTCCAGCGAAGTAATGAAGTATCTCATTCTCCAACTTTAGTGGCGGGAATGACTGTGGAAGAGGCAGAAAGGGAGCTTATCAAAAATACCCTTGTTACGGTTGGCGGGAATAGGGAGGAAGCGGCAAAGTTACTTGGTATTGGTGAACGCACCCTCTACCGAAAACTAGACCGGTATGGGCTCAAATAAAAGTTTGTGCTGCATGTGATGTTGCCATTTAGCATTATAAAAATATTCTAGACTTTTATTACTATGTTAGAAATTAAACTCTGCGCCAATTGCAAAAGAAGTCTATCGAAGAATGATATAGACTCCGGACATGCATTATATCAGGAAGATGGAAAGCTTTTTTGCAGAGAATGCTTAACCATAAAAACTAGGAAAGAAAAGGGGTACGAGGAAAAAGATTTTGTTCTGGAGGCTCTGTTAAACGAGGTAAAAAACATAAACCGTACTTTAACCTATGAACCTGCTTCATGGTTAACTATTTTGGCAGCTGTTATTCAGTGTTTTGTTTTCGGCTCACTCGTTTTTGCTTACCTTAATCGCAATAGCGATGTTCATGCGTATCTATTACTCGCTTTAGTTTTTCAGGTAATGGCGTTAACTTTTTTTGTAATAAAAAAATAGACAGAAAAGCAAGCAAAAATAGCTTGACAATAATTATCTTGTAATTATAATGAGCATTGATATTTATTTAACAATCATTACATTTTGAATGAAAGGAGTGTGGCATGAGTGTAAAAGTAGGACAAACAGCGCCAGATTTTACTATGCAAGGTCTTGTAGATGAAAAGTTTCAGGATATAAGTTTAGAGGATTATAGAGGCAAATGGGTTGTTCTTTTCTTCTATCCGCTGGATTTTACGTTTATCTGCCCTACAGAAATCACCGAATTTTCCAAGCGAGATAGTGAATTCAAGGCGCTGAATGCACAAGTAATTGGGGTAAGTGTTGACAGTGTATTTTCGCACAAGGCATGGTTAAAGGAACTTGGAAAGATTAATTTTCCCTGGCTCAGTGATATGACAAAAGAGGTTTCGAGAAAGTATGGTGTTCTCATCGAAGAGAAGGGGATTGCCTTGAGAGGCACCTTCATTATTGACACGGAAGGAAAAGTAAAATACCAATTAGTTCACGATTTAGGCGTTGGTCGAAGTATTGAAGAGGTTCTCAGGGTTTTAAAGGCATTACAGACAGGGGAGCTTTGCCCCGTTGAATGGAAGCCTGGCAAAAAGACCTTAGGCAAGGCATAATGCTATAATTGTTATCCAGGTTCTAACAGTAACCACAGACCCAAGAATTCCCGCAAGTTTTTCATGAAGTCTGCGGTGCAATGTTTTTATGGTTTGAGAACTGCTTCTTTAGAGGTACTTTATCATCTAACTAAATAATTGCTAAAAAAGAGTAGAAGTGACTTACTCTGGAGCTAGTGCTTAATTGCATAAGTTTTCGATAATACCTTTGTGCTGGAAGGCCTATATTCATCGTAAACGTCTTAAATAAGTTGACACAGAGGGTGTCAGTGCGAGTGATAGTGAAGCATCTTTCTCGTTTTTATTTTTTATCCCGCTTGTCTGGTCGCGCAAATTCCGTTGTAGCGCTCTTACAGAGCGCCACGGGACTGGTACTTGCATCGCCGTAAATCTTCCGTCTTTTCCCACTTCTTCTAGAGACGGTGTCGTAATTACAAAAGAAAGGAGGAAGGTATTCTTTTCTCTTATCCAAGAGAAAACGAATGCATCATATGCCCATACCGGGCCATCAGCTCCAACGTAATCCTCGATACCCTTGGGTAACAGTGCCATTTGATAACGATTGCCATATCGATATGCCATTGCCATGCCTCCTTTTCTAAGGTATATTATATCACATCTCTTTTCCCTTGCATTATGACTTTGATATTTTTTTAAAACAAATACCTCTCAATTACGACACAGTCTCCAAAGGGAGTGAAGGGGGGTTGTAAGGAAATTTGCTAAAAAGAGAAGATTTTACAAGATACTACTATAATGAGTAACTATTCACTTTCAGACATAAGCAACAGTACCAGTACAAAAAAAACAGCTGCCCTAAAATTTATCGTTTTACTTGGGGTGGTGAGCCTCTTTGCCGATGTGACTTACGAAGGTGCCAGGAGTATAAATGGCCCGTATCTTGCCTTGCTTGGGGCAAACGCAACGACGGTTGGATTTGTGGCGGGACTTGGGGAGTTGATTGGACATGGCCTGCGGCTTGTCTCAGGCTATGTGAGTGACAAAATAGGAAGATACTGGGCAATCACATTGTTTGGCTATGCCCTGAATATGCTGGCGGTACCGGCCCTGGCTCTGGC contains:
- a CDS encoding peroxiredoxin — translated: MSVKVGQTAPDFTMQGLVDEKFQDISLEDYRGKWVVLFFYPLDFTFICPTEITEFSKRDSEFKALNAQVIGVSVDSVFSHKAWLKELGKINFPWLSDMTKEVSRKYGVLIEEKGIALRGTFIIDTEGKVKYQLVHDLGVGRSIEEVLRVLKALQTGELCPVEWKPGKKTLGKA
- a CDS encoding sigma-54-dependent transcriptional regulator — translated: MTNHTVILVIDDKEEHAIATAEALQKVGYKCLVATSGREGLKAIETGGVDIVVTDLVMHGIDGLQILKTTKERLPEAEVILITGYGTVETAVDAMQKGAATYLLKPININHLRAEVGKLVEKQGLVRSNRELHKQLDERFGLSGIIGNSPKMQKVLNIVKQISATTATVLITGESGTGKELIAKTIHNNSSRKNHPMVVLNSAAIPENLLESELFGHEKGAFTGALYQRKGKFECAHQSTLFLDEIGDMPLSTQVKLLRVIEDGVITRIGSNESIGVDVRLIAATNQDLEKLIKEGKFREDLYFRLNVVSIKLPPLRERLEDTTLLIDAFLRDYSQMHNKKILYLSPEARKILYKYSWPGNVRELKNCIESMVVVSTKDILGVEDIPDHILQRSNEVSHSPTLVAGMTVEEAERELIKNTLVTVGGNREEAAKLLGIGERTLYRKLDRYGLK